The Calypte anna isolate BGI_N300 chromosome 2, bCalAnn1_v1.p, whole genome shotgun sequence genome includes a window with the following:
- the KRIT1 gene encoding krev interaction trapped protein 1, translated as MGNPENIGDAYVAVIRPKNTASLNSREYRAKSYEILLLEVPIEGQKKKRKKVLLETKLQGGTEITQSILDYVLEATKPISPANQGIKGKRVVLMKKFPLDGEKAGQETSLYIVPTVVKDNTKYAYSPGCPVFYCLQDIMRVCSESSTHFATLTARMLIALDKWLDERHTQSHSIPALFRPSPLERIKTNVINPAYATEPGQTESSLHMGYTALEIKSKMLALEKADMCIYNPLFGSDLQYTNRVDKVVINPYFGLGAPDYSKIQIPKREKWQRSMSSVTEDKEHQWVDDFPLHRSACEGDSDLLSHLLDKKFSVNQLDSDHWAPIHYACWYGKVEATRMLLEKGKCNPNLLNGQLSSPLHFAAGGGHAEIVQILLNHPEIDRHITDQQGRSPLNVCEENKQNEWEESAKLLKEAINKPYEKARIYRMDGSYRSVELKHGNNTTVQQIMEGMRLSQETQQYFTIWICSENLSLQLKPYHKPLQHIRDWPEIFTELTNLDPQRETSQLFLRRDVRLPLEIEKKIEDPLAILILFDEARYNLLKGFYTSPDAKLITLASLLLQIVYGNYESKKHKQGFLNEENLKSIVPITKLKSKAPHWTNRILHEYKNLSTSEGVSKEMHHLQRMFLQNCWEIPTYGAAFFTGQIFTKASSSSHKVIKVYVGVNVKGLHLLNMETKALLLSLKYGCFMWQLGDGDTCFQIHSLENKMSFIVHTKQAGLVVKLLMKLNGQLMPNERNE; from the exons ATGGGAAATCCAGAAAACATTGGAGATGCTTATGTTGCTGTGATTCGTCCAAAAAATACTGCTAGCCTGAATTCTCGGGAATATCGAGCTAAATCCTATGAA ATTTTGTTGCTTGAAGTTCCCATtgaaggccaaaaaaaaaaaagaaaaaaagttttgctggaaactaaactgcaggGAGGCACTGAGATCACGCAGAGCATCTTGGATTACGTATTAGAAGCCACCAAACCGATTTCACCAGCCAATCAGGGTattaaag GTAAGCGTGTAGTGTTAATGAAGAAGTTTCCTCTTGATGGAGAAAAGGCAGGCCAGGAGACATCACTTTACATTGTTCCAACTGTTGTGAAAG ataATACAAAATATGCATACAGTCCTGGGTGCCCTGTGTTCTACTGTTTACAAGATATCATGAGGGTCTGCAGTGAATCCAGCACCCACTTTGCTACACTAACTGCAAGAATGTTAATTGCCTTGGATAA GTGGTTGGATGAACGGCACACCCAGTCTCACTCCATCCCAGCTTTATTCAGACCATCTCCTCTTGagagaattaaaacaaatgtaatAAACCCTGCCTATGCTACAGAACCTGGTCAAACAGAGAGCTCGTTACATATGGGTTATACTGCCCTGGAAATAAAGAGTAAAATGCTGGCATTGGAGAAAGCAGATATGTGTATCTATAATCCTTTGTTTGGATCTGACCTTCAGTATACCAATAGG GTTGACAAAGTGGTAATAAATCCATACTTCGGCCTTGGAGCCCCAGACTATTCAAAGATACAGAttcctaaaagagaaaaatggcaaCGTAGCATGAGCAGTGTCACAGAGGACAA GGAACACCAGTGGGTGGATGATTTCCCTCTTCACCGCAGTGCTTGTGAAGGTGACTCTGATTTACTAAGCCACCTTCTGGATAAAAAGTTTTCTGTTAATCAGTTAGATAGTGACCACTGGGCACCTATCCATTATGCATGCTG GTATGGAAAAGTTGAAGCCACTCGAATGCTGTTGGAGAAAGGGAAATGCAATCCAAATCTTTTGAATGGCCAACTTAGTTCTCCTCTTCActttgctgctggaggtggGCATGCTGAAATAGTACAAATTCTACTAAATCATCCAGAAATTGACAGG CACATAACTGATCAACAAGGAAGATCTCCACTAAATGTTTGTGAAGAGAACAAGCAAAATGAGTGGGAAGAATCTGCAAAATTGCTGAAGGAAGCTATAAATAAACCG TATGAAAAGGCAAGAATTTATCGTATGGATGGGTCATATCGCTCAGTTGAGCTGAAGCATGGAAACAATACCACTGTACAGCAGATAATGGAGGGAATGCGCTTGTCTCAAGAAACTCAGCAGTACTTCACTATCTGGATCTGTTCTGAGAACCTCA GCCTCCAACTGAAGCCATATCACAAACCTTTGCAGCATATTCGAGACTGGCCAGAAATATTCACTGAACTGACAAACTTGGATCCTCAAAGGGAAACTTCACAGCTTTTCCTGAGAAGAGATGTGAGACTTCCtctggaaatagaaaaaaag ATTGAGGATCCATTGGCTATTCTTATCCTTTTTGATGAAGCCAGATATAACTTACTGAAAGGTTTCTATACATCACCCGATGCCAAGCTGATCACACTGGCAAGTCTGCTTCTCCAAATAGTATATGGAAATTATGAGAGCAAGAAACATAAACAGGGCTTTCTAAA TGAAGAAAATCTTAAATCTATAGTACCGATCACTAAGCTAAAAAGTAAAGCTCCTCACTGGACAAACAGGATACTTCATGAATACAAG AATCTCAGCACCAGTGAAGGTGTAAGTAAGGAGATGCATCACCTTCAGCGTATGTTCCTGCAGAATTGCTGGGAAATTCCTACTTATGGAGCAGCTTTTTTCACAGGACAGATATTCACCAAAGCAAGTTCAAGTAGCCATAAAGTCATCAAAGTATATGTAGGAGTAAATGTAAAAGGGCTGCACCTTCTCAACATGGAAACAAAG GCTTTACTCCTCAGCCTAAAGTATGGTTGCTTTATGTGGCAGTTAGGAGATGGAGATACGTGTTTTCAAATTCAcagtctggaaaacaaaatgagcTTTATTGTGCATACCAAACAG GCAGGTCTGGTCGTAAAACTTCTGATGAAATTAAATGGCCAGTTAATgccaaatgaaagaaatgaatgA